The genomic DNA tgatcatatatccaacggatgttcataaaatCCAATGAATGActatataaagaattcaaacagcagttgaacagtgaaagctgagcacagctgtcgagatgtatacaaatctactgtggaagcccattaacgggtaatagaggacgaaaagcagcaaagcttaagtctgatagtttttatatttattcagtctttttgactttgtaatcttggtaatatataaaccaagaacgtagcaaatagaaagaaaagtgttgaaacacaaaaacagagaaatctttgtaagtaaaatccttagcatttccctgtattctcagcagttcgatttgtaagcagctgtgagcattcttgcacacagagtcctctcgatatataatatatatctctggtggaattgtttaaatccaccagaaagtttttaaagactcttgtttttaattactcatgttttgattcaattaagtttctattccgcattgtgctaatcaaaacatttatatctatattcgagttgaacatttttattttgagaaaaaggttgaagaattccattcaaccccccttctgtaattcttgctatattgttaagggactaacagttgTCCATAAACTTGATGCAGTCTTGCTGGTTTATTATTTTCATGGCCTTTGCCTCTACCCATTTGGTCATATAATCAATTGAGACTAGCAAGTACCTTAGGTCTCCTTTGGCCCTGAGGAAGTgtcccatgatatcaatgccccatacagcaaaggggattggtgacaagactgaAGAGGGTAGGACTGGGCTCATCCAGGTGACATTGCTGAAGATTTGGCATTCTTTGCATTTTTTCACAAAATCTATTGCATCCTGGTAAATAGTTGGCCAGTATTAcccttgtcttatgatcttgtgAGCTAGGGCCTTTGCGGACATATGATCCCCGCATATTCCTTCGTGAACTTCCATCAAACAGTACTGTGCCTCCCCTGGGCCAATGCACTTTAGGATTGGAGATGAGAAGGTCCGGCGATAGAGTATTCCTTCTTCAATGAAAAATTTTGTTGCCTTGGCTTTTAACCTTTGAGCCTTCCCTTTATCTTCCGGGAGCTCTCCCTTCTCCAGGTAGTTGATAAATGGTGTCATCCAATTAGGACTGTTGTCTATTTCCATGACCTCTTCAGATTCTATGTTTGGTCTCTGTAACTCTTTGAAGTAGAATGGAGCAATCCAGGTCTGATGAGTTTTGAACAAGTTTAGATAGTGTATCAGCTTCTGAATTTTGCTCTCTGCGGATTTGAATGACTTATGTTTGTGGTATCGAGGCaaggtagctttggaccagagcctTGTATTTGTCTAGAACTAGATCATTGGCTATGTATTCACCGTTTGTTTGCTTTACCACGATCTgcgagtcgctgtagattttaaAATCCTGGATCCTGAGGGTTTTTGCTAGCTTCAATCCTGCTATCAGGGCCTCATATTCCgcttggttgtttgttgctgaAAAGCCAAATGAGATTGTTGTTTGGATTGTGAATCCTTCTGGGATCTTTAGGATGAGCCCAGATCCTGATCTTTCATTTGTTGAGgaaccatcaactttgagagcccaggctCCTATGTCTTGATCGGTGTTTTTCTCAGGGTCAATGCTTATGGGCACAGGCTCTTCTTCCGGGAAGttgcattctatgatgaaatcagctagagcctgggctttgattgctGTTCTTGGAATGAAACTCAAATTGAATTGACTTAGCTCAACCGCCCAATTTACCAACCTTCATGAGAtatctggcttgtgtattatcttccttaagggttggttagttaccacccgtatctcccttccctggaagtagtgcctgagcttcctggatgctgtgacgaaggcaaaagcaaacttttctagcctTGGGTATCGGGTCTCCACATATTTTAGCACTTGGCTCATATAATAAACTGGTTGCTATTTGCCATTCTCTTCCATGATCAGGGCTGCTCCAACTGCCAGGGCCCCTGCTGATAGGTAAAGGGATAGGGGCTCCCCGGGTTGGGCTTTGGTTAACACGGGGGGTTGAGAAAGGTACCTTTTAATTTCTTCAAATGCGCCTTGGCATTCCGGGCTCTAATTAACTTctttcttgttggttgctccttttaaaAGGTCAAAGAACGGTAGGCATCTCTCGGCTAGCTTTGAGATAAATCTTCTGAGTGCTGCCAGTgaccctgctagcttctgcacatctttttgtgttCTGGGAGGTTTCATCTCCTGGATTGCCTTTATATTTtctgggttggcttcaattcctcggttgcttatcatgaatttaagaaattttcctgcccctactccgaatgtgcacttttctggattgagcctgagtgagtattttctcaagttgtCAAAGCATTCTCTTAGGTCTCCTATGTGACCGGGGATGCTTGTGGACTTTGCAATCATGTCGTCAACATaggattccaggttccttccaatctggtctttgaagattttattcattgccCTCTGGTAGGTTGTTCCCgcgttagtcaatccaaaaggcaaCATTACATAGGCATAGGCTGCCCTGTGGGTAATGAAGGCTATCTTTAGGATATCCTTGggattcatcttgatctggttgtaccccgagtaAGCGTCCATGAAACTCAACATGACGTGCCCGGATGTTGCGTcaatcaattgatcaatatttggcaaggGGTAAGGATCTTTGGGGCATGCATTATTTACCGTGTAGTCAATACAAATTCCCCATTTCCCGTTTGCCTTTTTTACCATTACAATGTTTGCCAACCATTACGGGTACTTGACTTCGCATATGATCTTAGATTTGagtagtttctcaatttcttcatctattgctttctgcctttctggggagaaatttcttctcttttgcttaACTGGCTTCCTCTCGGGGTTGACGTCCAAGCTATGCATTGCTATGGATTTATCCAACCCGGGCATGTCTCTCGGGCTCTAGGCGAATATATCAGAGTACCCCCGTAGTAATGATATCAGTTCTTCTTTGAAGGTAGTCTCGAGTCCGGATCCTATCTTTACTTTTTTGGAAGGATCACTTGTACTGATCAGAATTGTTTCCGTTTCTACAACGGCCTCAATCTTGGCGTCATCCATATTTGATATCAACTGTTGGATCTGGGCGTCTGCATTTTTCTTCATATAGATCTGACCCTGGGTTGTCATCTCTTTTTGGTTGTTTTCCCCTACTTCACTTGTTTCAAGGTTGGTTGCTTGCACCATAGGGTTGGCCTAGCCAAGGCCCAGGCTCAATTCAATCTCTGTTGTGGcttggttgcttttttgctcttTTGAGCGTGGTTTGGTTGCTTTTGGATCTGGGAGGGATTGTATGATCTGGACTTCTTTTCTCGCATCATCCCTTGAGTGGGGGCGATGTTTCTTAATATTTTGCTATTTTTGAAGTACTGCGGCCTTCCTCTTGTTATCTTGATGAGTTTCAGCCATTACcactgtcacacccccaacttaaacagcaaaataagtatagctattacaacattttaagggaagaatacacaaccaactccaagatcttacagtttagggtttggaacagcccaacactaccaactattacatctgatcacaattaccgagtcctcacacaaactattattacttattctacctgagctcgaacataagcatcagcatcacaggtcttacgggcagtctgcttgaatctaaccatagttgctagctgtaatatcagggtaaagcaagaagtgagccaaatgctcaacaagtgctaacagcacgatacaaacataaatcgagatatacctttaagaatgacaatggaaagacataaccaatgataatgagagataaaacttatgtgagatggcatcattttgcttatatcaaaacaattttaaaatcatgtcttaatcaaaatcattttatgacgctacggattacaaccggtgatcagccgcgaagtaatcccgaacctcgctgggttctaaaatattaacgggaatccctaggcaacttttaagcctaatataagtgtggaaagggctcgcgtctcagtccagatcaactattcaaggaaaacatttatccccctttgggactaaaaacccacattttatttatttcaaaaactgatgccgaaatataacaaaatctcttttaacagtaaacatttttattaagggattatagatcaactcgaaacacgggaaatatggtactaaatctcagggccatgattcacaaaactttactctattagggtaaccaaaaggttttcatatgtcagaacttggacaggaaaatttggtgggactaatggataatatgaaggggtattgccaaactgggcttaaagcaatggtttctcgttaaggttcaagtgctggatcatcaaggaggtaagcttcatgaatactaagggtgttcaggtatgaagaaatgatttttagctcaggatatatcataattgtcaagctttaaaataagaaagaggggtatcaatcaatgaggaatcactttgataagtgtctgactttcagggttcaaggtaaggttctataggggttcaagtatcaggatgagatatcaatacttaggaatcatcaacatgttaatcaagaggatcaatcaagtaatataacaactcttcattttatcatggcatttaactatcatgaaaagacttttgaactacttgcattacatactcgagggttcatggcatttctatataattcaaagataaacgaaagatacgcttgatttaaacatatcaaaatgactcaggataatggcatcgatatatatgaactgtttatagtaaatacgaaggtcaagttgaatcacttgtcttgagaaaggctggtatggtctgactggtaggagcaacaactggagcttcactcgacctttatggcaagttttccctcgtctcgagatcctacataaataataatcttcattataatatattcttaccatcttaacctatttacaacccgaaattaaacacggatggcacttaggcctatatgcacttaattttatattcacctttaaattacaaaagtacacacatagccacatattctcatatcatatattaataccaaataacaccatatacaccataatgtgacactaggcttggatgatctcgactcacaacttaagtcacttggtcgctaaactagacaaggtcttctaattttggcttcctaactcgatgtgcctttcctaaattatccaaaacctattgaccctcacttgagcctttttctctactgaccttatactatcttacaactatggtggtcgacctaatactcacttctaagtgttctaaaactatgtgataagtgaaagtgctcactggtgcaaatttcagaatgacaactatagtttcttgagtgcattagacactcttaaactacaagttttccttcaaaacttttacacaagactctcctgacctaagggcatctcacaaacttgatgtggctcaagggcctggcttgggccttcttgggcctaagctaaaagtccaaggttcccctgtttttctgggcagaaaacgccctgacttgaattaacttgtgacacatggttctaactcatatcctatgaactatggttggaaaaacttatctgacactccctctaactaaggcccaatagggcctaatgagggcctacccttgacatggtcaaatcttcctatttctaagttacaacaaaactgtcccctgctggacagattttgttattctacttgggcacctaaccaaatgacatccaaacctccaaccaactcctaaaaccttttatatactcccaatactaacttctggtatattgggcctcaaagtgcacatcaatgacatggtcaaaactcactctaaacctcatggtactaaactgattttctgcagaaactataactctcattttccaaggtttttgacttgacaaactcaactaacaaaaactcaatacttaaaccaagacttatacatggtaatctactgaaataactcccttattctcaaaataaccttgggtgagatcatccttacctaaggtacaattatggcaaaacaaaagaaactacacttcacaaatcacaaatcttcatgcttttgaaataacaagatatgcatttttataaaagataaccacgaatttttaccatgcaacaagaagcataaatcaatattaacacattattcctactgaaattaaggctttctaacaaaatctttccaaatgatcaaaatctttcaacattctaagagaaatccacatgcatgcatgtcctcgggttttgcaaaccaaaacaacacattttctacttatattctatcataaaattgacatgcaaacctagcataagatatacct from Apium graveolens cultivar Ventura chromosome 5, ASM990537v1, whole genome shotgun sequence includes the following:
- the LOC141660682 gene encoding uncharacterized protein LOC141660682; translation: MVKKANGKWGICIDYTVNNACPKDPYPLPNIDQLIDATSGHVMLSFMDAYSGYNQIKMNPKDILKIAFITHRAAYAYVMLPFGLTNAGTTYQRAMNKIFKDQIGRNLESYVDDMIAKSTSIPAIKAQALADFIIECNFPEEEPVPISIDPEKNTDQDIGAWALKVDGSSTNERSGSGLILKIPEGFTIQTTISFGFSATNNQAEYEALIAGLKLAKTLRIQDFKIYSDSQIVVKQTNGEYIANDLVLDKYKALTWIAPFYFKELQRPNIESEEVMEIDNSPNWMTPFINYLEKGELPEDKGKAQRLKAKATKFFIEEGILYRRTFSSPILKCIGPGEAQYCLMEVHEGICGDHMSAKALAHKIIRQG